The Mercurialis annua linkage group LG2, ddMerAnnu1.2, whole genome shotgun sequence genome contains a region encoding:
- the LOC126669699 gene encoding calcium-binding protein KRP1-like, producing MAALEQHSGVEFDDHFPSMMERMGAEGFIMELCNGFRMLMDGEKGLITFESLKRNSSLLGLNNMRDDELVCMLMEGDLDGDGAIKQMEFCILMIRLSSGLMIAPKQWMDYGC from the coding sequence ATGGCGGCGCTAGAGCAACATTCCGGGGTTGAATTCGACGACCACTTTCCGTCCATGATGGAGCGAATGGGAGCTGAGGGATTCATTATGGAGTTATGCAACGGTTTTCGAATGCTGATGGATGGTGAGAAAGGTTTGATCACTTTTGAAAGCTTGAAAAGAAACAGTAGTTTGTTGGGTCTGAATAATATGAGAGATGATGAACTTGTTTGCATGTTAATGGAAGGTGATTTGGATGGAGATGGTGCTATTAAACAGATGGAATTTTGTATTCTCATGATTAGACTTAGTTCTGGGTTGATGATCGCACCAAAACAATGGATGGATTATGGATGCTGA